In the genome of Mycoplasma nasistruthionis, the window CAACACCGATTGGCAATTTTCCTTCAGGTAGTCCTAAACGTTCAAATGTTTCAATCGCATTCAAAGTTCTAAGTCCGATGTTTGGTGAAGCTAATCCAACATCTTCATAAGCAACACATAACATTCGTCTAAATAACCCATCAACATCACCTGATTTTAAAATTAAAAAGCCGTAATATAAAGCCGCATCAACATCTGAACCACGAAGTGATTTATGAAATGCTGACAAATTATTATAATGAGCAGATGAGTTTTGGTCTGAATAAAAATTAATATTTGGAATTAAATCTTTTAGATCTTGTTTTGAAACTTTTGAATCATCTTTTTTAATTAAGCCAAGCATTTGTAAATTGTTTAAGCTTGTTCTTAAATCGCCTGCCGAGTATTTAGCTAGCGACAATAGAATTTCTTTATCCAATTTCAAATGTGGAAAATGTTGTTTTGCCACTTTTTGAAGTTTGTCAACAATATCAGCTTCTGATATTTTTAAAAATTCTTTAATTTGCATTCTGCTACGTACAGCAGGATCAACTTTAAAATAAGGATTTTGAGTAGTAGTTGCATAAACAATTATTTTGTCAAACTCTAAATAAGACAACAAAATTTCTTGTTTATCTTTGTTTAAACGATGTATTTCATCTATGATTATCACTTCTTTTGAACCTAAAAGTTCAGTTAATTGCGCTTTAGAATCAACAGAAGCGTTAAAGTAACCATATGATAGTCCTAAGTCGTTTGCTAAAGCAATCGCTGCAGAAGTTTTCCCAGTTCCTGCATCACCAAAAAATAAAAAACTAGTAGTAATTTTATTTTTAACAACTTCTTTTAAGAGCTTAATTACATGACTTTGACCAACTATATCATCTAGTGTTGTTGGTCTTAATTGATTAGCTAAATTTCTATTATTCATATTAGTTTTTATATTATACAGTTTTATTAGCCTTTAGCCTTTAAATGGTGCATAATTCGGAAAAAAACTTAAAATTTTATGATATTAATAAGGCAAATGCTTTGTGTTTCTGAGTTAGATGGTTATTTGATTTGCTGAATACTAAAAATAAGGGTTATTTGGTTTTTGATAGTTAATTTTACTTGTATAAAATTGCAGTATTGTACAAATTTAACAATGTTTGTTATAACAAAAAGAAAAAGCACACTGTGCTTTTCTAAAATTAAATGTTTTTATATGGGACTGAAATGTTTTGAACTACAAATTTATATTCAGGTAAATTTTCTTGTAAGACACTATGCATATGTCATGCAAAAACTTGTTCATCTAAGTGTGGAATTTCTAAAATGTTAATCTTAGATTCTTTGAATGTAATTCAATCAGATCATCTAAAATCACTACTAATAAATAGGTCGATATCTTTTGACATTTCTACAATTTGTCCGATGTAACCTGAACCACTTAAAATTGCTACTTTGTGGAATTTTTGATTTAAGTCTTCTACATTGGTACGGAAGTGTTGCAATAACAAGTTTTGTTTTAAATTATCTGACAGTTCAGAAACTGTTAAGTCCGCATTTAAAACTACTGAAAACTTAGGAGAATTTAAATCTACTTTTTCTGCTAAGTTCATAAAATTAGCAATTTGATATGAAGTTCCTTGGCTGTCACAATCGTAGTTTGTGTGCATTGAATAAACCGTGATTTGCTTTTGTCTTAAAAAATCATATAAAGGTCTTTTGTAAGGAGCTTTAGCATTTTCTGATTTTCAATCTGCTTCAAAACGGAAAGGGTGATGAGTTAAAATAACATTACAATCATTATCAATTGCGCTTTGAACCACTTCTTCAGTAACATCAATTGCTAAAACAGCACCTTTGAATTTCTTAGACTGAACTGTTCTAAGTGCATAACCAGTTGGATCTCAAATTTCTGCATTAGATGTAGGATAAAGTTGGTTTAGATAATCAATAAAATCTTTAATTTTTAAAGCTTTTTTCATAATTTTCCTATGATAAAAATTCTTTTAAGTTTTTACCGTGTTTTGAATTAGATTTTAGACGTCTTAAAATCTTGTTTTCAATTTGTCTAATTCTTTCTTTTGAAACGCCACCACGATCAGCTGCTAATTCATCTAGGCTGTGTACACGATATTCGTTTCCTAGTTCATCTTTTCCGATACCAAATCTTTTACAAATTAGTTTTCTATCTTCTGGCTCTAATTCATCAAGCATTGCAAATAAAACTCTTCTTAATTCTTCCTTATTTGCATAATCAATTGGTGATTCAATACTTTCATCTTTAACAAAATCACTAAATGATGAATCATTTTCTTTTCCAACTTGTTTATCTAATGAAATAGGGTCAATGTTGATTTTCTTAATATGACGAACTTTAGCTGCATCATATCCGTTTCCGTATCTTTCTGCGATTTCATCGTCACTAGGTTCTCTACCTAATTCTTGTTGTAATTCACGTTCAATTTTTGAAATTTTGTTGATTGTTTCAACCATGTGCACTGGCACACGAATGGTTCTAGCCTGATCAGCTACTGCACGTGTGATTGCTTGACGTATTCATCATGTAGCATAAGTTGAGAACTTAAACCCTTTATCTACATCATATTTTGATACAGCTTTTAAAATACCAGCGTTTCCTTCTGAAATTAAGTCAATAAAACTTAAACCTCTGTTTTTGTATTTTTTAGCATTATTAATTACTAAACGTAAGTTTCTTTGAACAAGTTTATCTTTAGCTCTTTTTCCTCTGAAGCCACCTTTAGCCATTTGTTCTGCTAATTTCTTTTCTTCAGCAGGTGTTAAAAGTTCACCATATTTACCAATTCAACGCATGTATCATTTAACAATGTCATTTGTTTCAGTTAATTTAGTTGTTGAAGCTTTATGAGAAGTAGTTTTGACTTCATCAAAATCATCATCGAAATTAAGACTTTCTAAAGTCGCAGAAGTTTCACTATCGTCGTCATCCTCGCTTTCTTCATCATAAATTTTTAAATCATCTTCTCAGGTTTCTTCTTCGTCCTCTGAATCTTCATCATCTTCTGAGTCATTTTCTTCAGAATCTGGCTGACTATAATGTTCTAAATCATCTTCAATGCTTTCAGTATCATCACCAAAGATATCGTCTTCATCATCAAATAAGTCTAAATCTTCAACTGAATCAGGTAAATCATCTAAGTTGTCAAAGGCACTTTTAGTGCTTTTTGAAACTGTTTTTGACTTTTTCTTTTTATCTTTTGATTTAGACATAATTTCTTGTAAGTCATCTTCATCAAAGGCAGGAACTTCTAAGTCTATTTCGCTGTAGTCATCATAATTTGAGTCTAATACACCTTGACTTCTTAGTTCGCTGAAAAATTCATCGATATCATCGTCATCTAATGCTAAGTCTTTTTTATCTAAAAATTCAAAAATTTCTGGCGAAGTTCATTTATGATCTTTACCTTTTGCGTTTTCGATTGCGTTAATTAATGTCTGGTATTTCTCCATAATTAATCCCCTTTCCGTAGTTCAATCGTTTTTTTACCTAGCTCACGCAGTTTTCCTAATTTATTTTGTTTAAATTTAGGAATTGAGTATTCCCCCTTAGGTAAAATTTCGGTATTATGCAAGTAATTTTCCATTTCAGATGCATAATCTTTCAATGAAACAATAATTCTTTCTTGCTGTTTTATATCTTCAAGGTTTTCAAGCTGATTTTCAATCATTTTGTTTAATTTTTGATTGATTATGTCTTGAACTTCACTTTCAAGCAATTCAGGCAACTCAGAAGTGATAATTTCATAAATTTGATTTGGATCTTTAATATCTTGAGAAAGGCTATGAGCTTTATCAGCAAGTTTTTTTATTTCAATTGGTCCGTCAAATATGCTTGAAATTTCATTTATATCAAATATTTTTTGGCGTAAATTATTTGATGAAAGTAGTTGAATGATCAAACTCATTCTAGCGTGATCTAAAAATTCAAATGTATTTTTAGCAAATTGATAGTCAGGCTGTGTTTGAAAATAATCATTAACTGTAAAATCAAAATTTGGATCAACAGGTTCTAAATAAGGATCTTCAAAAATATTGTAATAATCAATATTTGATGGATTATTAAATGGTGGATATTGATTATTAAAACCTTGATTTATAGGTTTTCTTTCAGTTAATAATTCATTAATTTGTAAATTTAATTCTGTTTGAATTTTGTTAAATAAATATTGTTTTTGTTTAAGTGCAATGTTTTTAGTGTAATTAAGAATTGATTTTTCAAAGTTTTGAAGCATTTCAAAATCATTCAAATGAGTTTCGATTAAATTTATGTTATTTTTACTTAAACTAACTTGGTAAATAAAATCAATTAGGCTAATAGTTTGATTTTCAATTAAATCAACTAGTTTTTCAGTTCCTTCTTGATTTAGGATTTCATCAGCATCTTTTTCAAAGGTGTTGTTTACAACTTTGATTGTAAAACCGTGTAAAGCTAATAAATCTGCAGAACGCAGAGCTGCATCAACCCCAGCATTATCATTGTCTAAAAACAGAATAATTTCAGAGTTTTTTAGTAGCTGAATATGATCTTTTGTTAAAGCTGTACCCATTAGGGCTACTACGTTATTAATACCTGCACGATAGCAGGCAATAACATCCATAAAACCCTCTACAATTACAACTTGTTTTTTTGCTTTTATTGAATCCTTAGCATTATGGTAGTTGTAAAGAATTTTTGATTTGTTAAATAATGGCGTTTCTGGTGAGTTTAAATATTTAGCAAAATTGCTATTTTTATCAATTGTTCTAGCGCTAAATCCGACTAGTTCACCATGTGAATTTCTAATACCGAATGTAATTCTGCCTCAAAAAATTTCATTTAAATCAGAGTTTAATAAACCAGCATTAACTGCTAAGTTTTCTTTGTTTTCACTTGCATTAATTTCTTGTTTTAGTCTATTTTTAGGCGCATAACCGATATCAAACTTTTCACGTAGATCTAAATCATTTAAATGTCTAGATTCTAAGTAGTTTAAGGCGTTTTTTTCTTTTAATAAAGATATTTTATAAAATGAGTTAACAAACTCTAATAACTCTAACGTTTCCAGTGTTGTTTGATCATATTTTTCAACATGTGATTGCGCTTTGTATGAACTGAAATCAAAATTTAAACCTAATTTATTAGCAACAAATTCAAGCGCTTGAATTCAGCTAATTTGCTTAAAATCTTGAATAAATTTAATTGCATCACCTGATGCAGAACAAGGAAAACATTTATATATTTTTTTGCTTGGAGATACTGTAAAACTGGGTGAAGTATCTTGGTGAAATGGACAAGAACCGATAAAATTATTACCTTTTTTAGCTAAAGGCACAAATTCCGAAATAACATCTACGATGTTAACTTGTGCTTTAACTTGTTCGATAAATTCTCTTGGAATTTGTTTAAACGCCATTTCACTCCTTGTTTTAGTATTTAAAAATTATTTTAAAATTTCAAATAATTTGTCTAATGAGATTCTTTGTTGTTCCATTGTGTCTCTATTTCTTAAAGTTACACAATTATCTTCTAAAGAATCGTAGTCAAATGTTAAACAGTAGTATGTACCAATTGAATCTTGTCTACGATATCTTTTTCCGATTGAACCAGCTTCATCATATGCTACTGAAATACCTTTTTCAACTAATGTTGCAAAAATTTCTTTTGCTTGTTCGCTTAGTTTTTTAACCAATGGTAGAACAGCGACTTTATATGGTGCTATAGCATATGGGAAAGATAAGACAATTCTTGAATCGTTTTCTAATTGCTCTTCTTTGTATGCATCTGAAATTACAGCTAACATTAAACGATCTAAACCAATGCTTGGTTCAATTACATATGGAACGATTTTTTGATTTGTTTCAGGATCTAAATAGTCTAACGATTCACCTGTTGCTTTTGAGTGTGACATTAAATCATAATTTGTACGATTAGCAACTCCTAATAATTCACCTCATCCAAATGGAAAGTTAAATTCAACATCACTTGTTCCTTCCGAATAGTGTGCTAATTCTTCTTTTTCATGAGCACGAATTCTAACACTTTGTTCCTTGATTCCTAGGCTTAAAGCAAAATTATATGCTTTTTGAACATAGTAATCAAATCATTGTGAAGCTTCTTCTGGTTTAGTGAAAAACTCTAATTCCATTTGTTCAAATTCTCTAGTTCTGAAAATGAAGTTACCTGGAGTCACTTCGTTCCTGAAGCTTTTTCCGACTTGTGCAATACCAAAGGGTAATTTAGCACGTGTTGAACGCTGAACATTTTTGAAATTAACAAAAATTCCTTGTGCTGTTTCTGGACGTAAATAAACTTTTGACTTATTTCCTTCTACTACACCTTGTGAAGTTTCAAACATTAAATTAAATTGCTTGATTTCTGATCAATCAGTTTTGTCATTTTCATATTTTGGTAAGTTATCTTTTAAATATTGAACCATTTGTTCATTTGACATCTTTTCAACAACAATTGTTTCATCAATTTCTTGAATCAATTTATCTGCACGATATCTTTTTCCGTTAACTTTGTTTTCAATTAATGGGTCTGCGAAGTTTGAGACATGACCACTGGTTACTCAAACTTGTGGGTTCATTAAAATTTTTGAATCGATTAAGTAATTATTTGGTTCTTTAAAAACAAACTCTTTTTTTCAAGCTTGTTGAATATTGTCCTTTAATAATGCTCCTAAAGGACCATAATCTCATGTGTTTGATAAACCACCGTAAATCTCGCTTCCTTGAAACACAAAACCTGAATTTTTCAAGTGATTTACAATGTCTAACATCTTTTCTTTACCTGTTTTTAGCATAATGCTATTTTATCATTTTTTCAGCATTTTGCTAAGGCTTTTTAAGGACTATGAAAAAAGCAAAAAGCGCATTGTGCGCTTTTTGAATTAATGATTTTAATTATTAAGCTGAAATAACACCTGTAGCAAATAATACAACTAAAGCAATTAAAATTCCATAAGCAACAGCCAGTAAGAATAAAGCCAATCAACTGAATCTTGCAGGTGCTG includes:
- a CDS encoding replication-associated recombination protein A; the protein is MNNRNLANQLRPTTLDDIVGQSHVIKLLKEVVKNKITTSFLFFGDAGTGKTSAAIALANDLGLSYGYFNASVDSKAQLTELLGSKEVIIIDEIHRLNKDKQEILLSYLEFDKIIVYATTTQNPYFKVDPAVRSRMQIKEFLKISEADIVDKLQKVAKQHFPHLKLDKEILLSLAKYSAGDLRTSLNNLQMLGLIKKDDSKVSKQDLKDLIPNINFYSDQNSSAHYNNLSAFHKSLRGSDVDAALYYGFLILKSGDVDGLFRRMLCVAYEDVGLASPNIGLRTLNAIETFERLGLPEGKLPIGVAIADLALAPKSNSVYLAIEKANSLIDQGMIYDIPKHLKDAHYKSASKLGHGVDYLYPHDFLNNWIDQQYLPNKLQDTKFYYPGLNDAEQKIKTYWQKVKTKEQ
- a CDS encoding Nif3-like dinuclear metal center hexameric protein; this encodes MKKALKIKDFIDYLNQLYPTSNAEIWDPTGYALRTVQSKKFKGAVLAIDVTEEVVQSAIDNDCNVILTHHPFRFEADWKSENAKAPYKRPLYDFLRQKQITVYSMHTNYDCDSQGTSYQIANFMNLAEKVDLNSPKFSVVLNADLTVSELSDNLKQNLLLQHFRTNVEDLNQKFHKVAILSGSGYIGQIVEMSKDIDLFISSDFRWSDWITFKESKINILEIPHLDEQVFAWHMHSVLQENLPEYKFVVQNISVPYKNI
- a CDS encoding RNA polymerase sigma factor — its product is MEKYQTLINAIENAKGKDHKWTSPEIFEFLDKKDLALDDDDIDEFFSELRSQGVLDSNYDDYSEIDLEVPAFDEDDLQEIMSKSKDKKKKSKTVSKSTKSAFDNLDDLPDSVEDLDLFDDEDDIFGDDTESIEDDLEHYSQPDSEENDSEDDEDSEDEEETWEDDLKIYDEESEDDDDSETSATLESLNFDDDFDEVKTTSHKASTTKLTETNDIVKWYMRWIGKYGELLTPAEEKKLAEQMAKGGFRGKRAKDKLVQRNLRLVINNAKKYKNRGLSFIDLISEGNAGILKAVSKYDVDKGFKFSTYATWWIRQAITRAVADQARTIRVPVHMVETINKISKIERELQQELGREPSDDEIAERYGNGYDAAKVRHIKKINIDPISLDKQVGKENDSSFSDFVKDESIESPIDYANKEELRRVLFAMLDELEPEDRKLICKRFGIGKDELGNEYRVHSLDELAADRGGVSKERIRQIENKILRRLKSNSKHGKNLKEFLS
- the dnaG gene encoding DNA primase is translated as MAFKQIPREFIEQVKAQVNIVDVISEFVPLAKKGNNFIGSCPFHQDTSPSFTVSPSKKIYKCFPCSASGDAIKFIQDFKQISWIQALEFVANKLGLNFDFSSYKAQSHVEKYDQTTLETLELLEFVNSFYKISLLKEKNALNYLESRHLNDLDLREKFDIGYAPKNRLKQEINASENKENLAVNAGLLNSDLNEIFWGRITFGIRNSHGELVGFSARTIDKNSNFAKYLNSPETPLFNKSKILYNYHNAKDSIKAKKQVVIVEGFMDVIACYRAGINNVVALMGTALTKDHIQLLKNSEIILFLDNDNAGVDAALRSADLLALHGFTIKVVNNTFEKDADEILNQEGTEKLVDLIENQTISLIDFIYQVSLSKNNINLIETHLNDFEMLQNFEKSILNYTKNIALKQKQYLFNKIQTELNLQINELLTERKPINQGFNNQYPPFNNPSNIDYYNIFEDPYLEPVDPNFDFTVNDYFQTQPDYQFAKNTFEFLDHARMSLIIQLLSSNNLRQKIFDINEISSIFDGPIEIKKLADKAHSLSQDIKDPNQIYEIITSELPELLESEVQDIINQKLNKMIENQLENLEDIKQQERIIVSLKDYASEMENYLHNTEILPKGEYSIPKFKQNKLGKLRELGKKTIELRKGD
- a CDS encoding glycine--tRNA ligase — translated: MLKTGKEKMLDIVNHLKNSGFVFQGSEIYGGLSNTWDYGPLGALLKDNIQQAWKKEFVFKEPNNYLIDSKILMNPQVWVTSGHVSNFADPLIENKVNGKRYRADKLIQEIDETIVVEKMSNEQMVQYLKDNLPKYENDKTDWSEIKQFNLMFETSQGVVEGNKSKVYLRPETAQGIFVNFKNVQRSTRAKLPFGIAQVGKSFRNEVTPGNFIFRTREFEQMELEFFTKPEEASQWFDYYVQKAYNFALSLGIKEQSVRIRAHEKEELAHYSEGTSDVEFNFPFGWGELLGVANRTNYDLMSHSKATGESLDYLDPETNQKIVPYVIEPSIGLDRLMLAVISDAYKEEQLENDSRIVLSFPYAIAPYKVAVLPLVKKLSEQAKEIFATLVEKGISVAYDEAGSIGKRYRRQDSIGTYYCLTFDYDSLEDNCVTLRNRDTMEQQRISLDKLFEILK